A region of Halalkaliarchaeum desulfuricum DNA encodes the following proteins:
- a CDS encoding Rieske (2Fe-2S) protein, which translates to MTSESDGRYVKATSVEEATTESPQTLRVNGRTIGLFHHDGAFYATDNRCPHMGFPLTDGSVDDGILTCPWHHARFEISCGDTFDPFADDVRTYPVEVRDGDVYVDPHPPREEPPEQRWRKRLEHGLQENLGLIVAKSVIGLDDAGVASSVPVRIGTEFGTRYREDGWGRGLTTLGVMANLLGDLRPEDKRRALYVGLSEVADDCAGEPPFFAQERLSTDDVTPERLKRWFQNNLEVRDSDGAERVLRAGIAADLEEAEIAELLVAAATDHLYLDNGHRLDFINKAFETLDHVGWEHADEVLPSLVPGLATADRAEENSSWRQPIDAAQLCFDAAAELPDAVEQGSNETWEQPDELIDVVMGEDPHESIDALTDAIANGATAEELAAVVSHAAGRRIAHFGTSNEFRDWNTVHHTYTYANAVFCLSRRTDAIEVYRGVFDAAMNVYLDRFLNTPPTPLPDPDGGREPGEILEDVMECFEVESDEEVDRAGRLTAEYLAVDGDVDRLKRTLGEALLREDAGFHPRQNLEAAFTQYDAAANEQRGRVHLVATARYLSAHTPTRRAGEQTYRIADRLNRGEKIHEA; encoded by the coding sequence ATGACGTCTGAGTCCGACGGCCGGTACGTCAAAGCGACGTCCGTGGAGGAAGCCACAACGGAGAGCCCACAGACCCTCCGCGTCAACGGCCGGACGATCGGCCTGTTTCATCACGACGGAGCGTTTTACGCGACCGACAACCGGTGTCCCCACATGGGGTTTCCGCTCACGGATGGGTCGGTCGACGACGGGATACTGACGTGTCCCTGGCATCACGCCCGGTTCGAGATCTCCTGTGGAGACACGTTCGATCCGTTCGCGGACGACGTCAGGACCTATCCAGTCGAGGTACGGGACGGCGACGTCTACGTCGACCCCCATCCGCCCAGGGAGGAACCGCCGGAGCAACGCTGGCGGAAACGGCTCGAACACGGCCTCCAGGAGAATCTCGGGTTGATCGTCGCCAAGTCCGTGATCGGCCTCGACGACGCCGGCGTTGCCTCCTCGGTCCCGGTCCGGATCGGAACCGAGTTCGGCACCCGGTACCGGGAAGACGGCTGGGGACGCGGGCTCACCACGCTCGGCGTGATGGCGAACCTCCTCGGGGATCTCCGTCCGGAGGACAAGCGACGAGCGCTCTACGTCGGGCTCTCGGAGGTCGCCGACGACTGTGCGGGCGAACCCCCGTTTTTTGCACAGGAGCGACTCTCCACCGACGACGTCACACCCGAGCGACTCAAGCGGTGGTTTCAAAACAACCTCGAGGTTCGCGACTCCGACGGCGCCGAGCGCGTCCTCCGGGCCGGGATCGCGGCCGACCTCGAGGAGGCAGAGATCGCCGAACTGTTGGTCGCTGCCGCCACGGATCACCTGTACCTCGACAACGGCCACCGCCTGGATTTCATCAACAAGGCGTTCGAGACACTCGATCACGTCGGCTGGGAGCACGCCGACGAGGTGCTCCCGAGTCTCGTGCCCGGACTCGCAACCGCAGATCGCGCCGAGGAGAACTCCTCGTGGCGGCAGCCGATCGACGCCGCCCAGCTGTGTTTCGACGCCGCAGCGGAACTTCCGGATGCGGTCGAACAGGGATCGAATGAGACGTGGGAACAACCGGACGAACTGATCGACGTCGTGATGGGCGAGGATCCACACGAGAGCATCGACGCGCTGACCGACGCCATCGCGAACGGAGCGACCGCCGAGGAGCTCGCTGCCGTGGTCAGCCACGCCGCCGGCCGCCGGATCGCCCACTTCGGAACGAGCAACGAGTTTCGAGACTGGAACACGGTCCACCACACGTACACGTACGCGAACGCGGTGTTCTGTCTGAGCCGGCGAACCGATGCCATCGAGGTGTATCGGGGCGTCTTCGACGCAGCGATGAACGTCTATCTCGACAGGTTCCTCAATACGCCGCCGACGCCACTGCCCGATCCAGACGGGGGCCGAGAGCCCGGGGAGATCCTCGAGGACGTCATGGAGTGTTTCGAAGTCGAGAGCGACGAAGAAGTCGACAGGGCCGGCCGGCTCACGGCCGAGTATCTCGCAGTCGACGGCGACGTCGACCGGCTAAAACGAACTCTCGGCGAAGCACTCCTGCGGGAGGACGCCGGTTTCCACCCGCGACAGAACCTCGAGGCGGCGTTCACTCAGTACGACGCCGCCGCGAACGAACAGCGCGGACGGGTACACCTCGTCGCGACGGCCCGATATCTCTCCGCGCACACCCCGACCCGACGGGCCGGCGAACAGACGTATCGAATCGCCGACCGACTCAACCGCGGCGAGAAGATCCACGAGGCGTGA
- the dnaJ gene encoding molecular chaperone DnaJ, whose protein sequence is MSEDFYEVLGVSRDADADEIKRAYRKKAAEYHPDVNDDPDAEEKFKKVQKAKEVLTDEEKRQLYDRLGHDQFERAEKHGATDNGGAGRGAGRGPFGAGGPFGGAGGGGFEDLFSDLFGGGSRDPNRPRQGRDLRTEITIDLEEAFHGAEKRLTVTRPAECDDCGGTGHPPDADVRTCPQCNGRGQVTQVQQTAFGRVQQTTTCPRCEGDGDLYSETCPSCAGDGVVREDATLTVEIPAGVESGQTLRMGGEGAPGENGGRPGDLLIDVTVEENERFERDGDDLHLKQPISFPQAVFGDTIEIETLDGTVEMDVPAGTQSGETFRLRDKGMPRLRGRGRGDLYVRVQVVTPESLNEEQREALEAFAEAGGEEIEVEESFFERIKRSL, encoded by the coding sequence ATGAGCGAGGACTTCTATGAGGTACTCGGGGTGTCACGCGACGCCGACGCCGACGAGATCAAACGCGCCTACCGGAAGAAGGCCGCAGAGTACCACCCCGACGTCAACGACGATCCGGACGCCGAAGAGAAGTTCAAGAAGGTCCAGAAGGCAAAGGAGGTGCTCACCGACGAGGAGAAGCGGCAGCTGTACGATCGCCTGGGCCACGACCAGTTCGAGCGGGCCGAAAAACACGGCGCGACCGACAACGGTGGTGCCGGCCGCGGTGCGGGGCGGGGCCCGTTCGGCGCCGGCGGTCCGTTCGGCGGCGCCGGCGGAGGCGGCTTCGAGGATCTGTTTTCGGATCTGTTCGGCGGCGGCAGCCGCGACCCGAACCGTCCCCGCCAGGGACGCGACCTCCGAACGGAGATCACGATCGACCTCGAGGAGGCGTTCCACGGGGCGGAAAAGCGGCTCACCGTCACCCGCCCCGCCGAGTGTGACGACTGCGGCGGCACCGGACACCCGCCGGACGCAGACGTCCGGACCTGTCCGCAGTGTAACGGTCGCGGCCAGGTGACGCAAGTTCAACAGACCGCGTTCGGACGGGTCCAGCAGACGACGACCTGTCCCCGGTGTGAGGGGGACGGCGACCTGTACTCCGAGACGTGCCCCTCCTGTGCGGGCGACGGCGTCGTCCGCGAGGACGCGACACTCACCGTCGAGATCCCTGCCGGGGTCGAAAGCGGCCAGACCCTCCGGATGGGCGGCGAGGGTGCCCCGGGTGAGAACGGCGGTCGACCGGGCGATCTCCTCATCGACGTGACCGTCGAGGAGAACGAACGGTTCGAACGCGACGGCGACGACCTCCATCTCAAGCAGCCGATATCGTTCCCGCAGGCTGTCTTCGGGGACACCATCGAGATCGAGACGCTCGACGGCACCGTCGAGATGGACGTTCCAGCCGGCACCCAGAGCGGCGAGACGTTCCGGCTGCGTGACAAGGGGATGCCCCGGCTCCGTGGTCGCGGGCGCGGCGACCTCTACGTCCGGGTGCAGGTGGTCACACCCGAGAGCCTCAACGAGGAACAGCGGGAGGCGCTCGAGGCGTTCGCCGAGGCGGGTGGCGAGGAGATCGAAGTCGAGGAGAGCTTCTTCGAGCGAATCAAGCGGAGTCTGTGA